The Streptomyces sp. A2-16 sequence GCTTCCGGAACCGGACTACGCACATCGATCAGCCGTAGCAGCGCAATCAGACGGTCGACTCCGCTCTGGTCCGTGACGGGCACTCCCTCCGGCGCGAGATCCCGGTACCGGTCGACGGCTGTTGCCAGCGCGTCCCTCGCGGCCTGCGCCTGCTCCAAGACAGGACGTGGATGCGGCATACCCGCTCGCAAGTGACGCCAGGGGAACGACGGGTCAGCGACCGCCTCCCACGCGTCAGCGATGGCTTCCGTCGCCTCGACGATCAGGTGCAGGTCCTCACCACTGAGCGTCTCGGCACGAAACGTGACCTCCGCCCCCGTAGCCGCCTCATCACCACGGCTCAGATAGGCCACGGGTGCTTCGGACAACCGGCCGACCCGGCCGAGCACATCGTGCAGCGTTCTTCCCAGCGGGTCGCGAACCTCGTTCATCGCTTCGGCGTAAGCGCTGAGCGCGAGGCGCAGTTCCCTGGCCTGCGCCAGGGTCTGCGGTGACAGTTGTGGTGCGCGCGGCTCTTCCGCGAGCGCCCGGCCCAGCTCCTGGGCAACTGCTTTGCGGCTGGTGTTGTGGCTGTGGAGGGCCAGTGCGTACGAGCCCAGATGGACGGACTTCAGCCGGTCGAGGACGACGTCGAGGGCTGCCGCCTTTTCACTGACGAACAGCACACTCCGACCCGCGTGCATCAGACCGGCGATCATGTTCGTGATGGTCTGACTCTTGCCGGTGCCGGGAGGTCCGTCGAGCACGAACGACTGTCCGGCCACAGCCGCAGCAATGGCTTGCCTCTGCGAAGCATCGGCGTCGAGCACCAGCGGACTGTCTTCCGGCGGGCTCAACTCGTCAATCCGGTCGAGCTCGATCTCCTCGAAGTCGAAACGATCGGAGGCGAGTCCGGAGTTGGGGCCGAGCGCCATCGCGCGCACAAGGTCACTGCCCAGAACGGAGTCCTCATTGTCCAGCAGGTCCTGATACATCGACTCCTTATGGGAGGCGAAGAGCGCAAGCACCACGCGGTCGGAGACCTGCCACCCTGGCTTGCCCGACACGACGCGAGTCGTGGCCGAGAGCACTGCTTGCAAGTCCGCGGGGTCCTGTTCGGCGACGGGTGTCCAGTCGATATGGAATTGCTGCAGCTTCACCTTCAGAGCCGGATTGAGACGTGGTTCCTCGTCGTCGCTCGATCTGAGGCGGATCCGGCCGTTGCGTGCACGCTCGATGATCACAGGCACCAGAACCAGGGGAGCGTCGCTGCTGGTCTCTGCCCCGTCCTCACACCAGCGGAGCATGCCGACGCCGAGGCTAAGGGTCCACAGGCCATAGTCGTTGAAGACCTGAGTGGCTTTGGTGCGCAGGCTGTTCAACGCACGTAGCAGAGAAGGCGCAGTGGTCTTATGGGTGACGATTCCATCGGCGCGATCGCCCTTCTTCTCAAGGACCACATCACCGGTTGACCTGCCGTCGCCACCTTCCCGTTCTTCGTCGGGGAGCGGCGCAAAGTCCCAGCCACGGCCCAGGCCTTTGAGGAGTTCCTGGGCCGACGGGACCGAGATCTCGAGCGTGGCCGACTTGGTGTGGCGGAAGTTGAGCAGCCGGTTGCGGCCGCTCAGGTCCACCAGGGAGCTGCGCCAGCTCTCGAGCATCGCCTTGAGGCGATCAAGTTCCTGACTGCCGTCGAAGTCACCCGAGTTCGTCACGTTGGTCCCTGCTGTTGTCGCGTCTGGGCCAACGGAGCACTGTCGTCGACAGCAGTCCCCTCCGCCACCAACGCAAAGCGCGGCCACCGACGTCTGCTCTGTCCTGGTGGCCGCACAAGTCCCGCTGATCCCCCCTGTATGCGGAATTCTACGGTCAGCTCACCTGTGCGTGAAGCGTTAACTACCAACAGTTTCCCCACCCACGCGGGCGTCCGCCTCGCGCCCGCCATCGGTGGATGAGCGATGCAGCCGCGCTGCAACCAGTCACGTCCGGCGGCTATCGACAGCCCGTCAACTATCGATAAGGCACGGCGGTGGTCAGCCATCGGGTGACCATCGATCTCAGGGCGCCAGATACAGCCAGCCCTTGCCGCCGACCATGAGGGGATGTCACCAACCAGTCCCATGCCCGAGATGTCGGCTGAGAAGCCGCACCCCATCAGGTCCGCGGCCAAGACCGCGTTCTTCGCTGGACGTCGCGGCAACCGGCGTTCTCGGCGACTGGCGCCAGTGTCATCACGCTCGCGCATGATCCGCTCCTATTGCATGCGGGCAGACCTGCCACTCCGCGGCTCGGCTCAACACGCGACACCCATTGGGGCACCGACAGACGATGTGGAGCACAGTGACCTCACGGGCCCAGACATCGTCGGCGGCTCAGCGTGCGCCACGAGCTTGCTTGTCGTCCTGTCAGACGTAGATAGAGGACCGGGGCCGCCATCGGGTAGCAAGCTCAACAGAGTGCCATGCGGGGTCTTCTCCGCCTCGACGAACGCGTACACCGCGCTCACCAATCGCTCTCCTTCGCGAAGGAGACCGTGAATTTCTACCCCATCGATCGTCTCAGCCTGCTCACGGTTCTGCCACCGCAGCCGACGCAGCTCGTCCCTCTGCGTGCTCGTCAGCTCGACCGAGGCATCCTGACGCTCACAGCGTCTCTGCTCCATGGCGACCGATTTGGGCAGCACAAGATTTGACCCGCAAAAATGAGAGCGGCAGACGAGTCGGGCTATACGCCGGGTTCTGTCACCCAACCGCCTCGCGGCGGTCGGGGAGACGGCCATCCATCTAGGACCGGCGTTGCCGCCGGTCTCGTGCGGTCTACCCACGGACTCGGGCGGGCAGCCCTCGATCGTCCGCGCAGGAGCACCGGGGTGCTCCCTTTTGACCTTGCTCCGGGTGGGGTTTACCTAGCTGCTCAGGTCGCCCTGGGCACTGGTGGTCTCTTACACCGCCGTTTCACCCTTACCGAGGACCGAAGTCCCCGGCGGTTTGTTTTCTGTGGCACTTTCCCGCGGGTCACCCCGGGTGGCCGTTAGCCATCACCCTGCCCTGTGGAGCCCGGACGTTCCTCGGGAAGGCCCCTGAGGGTCTTCACGCGGCCGTCCGCCCGGCTCGTCTGCCGTGTCGACCATGTTACCGGGCGCACGCCTCGTCTCTGTCCGGCCGGTCCGGCCTGTCCGACCGGGGTTCCGGCCCGCGGCGGAGTCGCTTTGCACGGCCTCGCCACCCGGCGTGCCCCGGGACCGGGCGCGCGGCGACCCCCCGACCGGAGTCAGCCAGGACCGGGCGCGCGGCGACCCCCCGACCGGGGTCAGCCAGGACCGGGCGGCGAGAGACGGCCCCCGCACCCGAGGCCGTCGCCAGTACCGACCCCGCCAGGATCAGGGTGAACGCCGCCACGATGGCCGCCGTCAATGGCTCGGACAGGAAGATCGCACCCGCTGCCACCGCCACCGCCGGATTGACGTACGTGAACACCGTCGCCCTCGTCGGGCCGGCCTCCTTGATCAGTTCCAGGAAGGCCACGAAGGCGACCGCGGTGCAGACCACGCCCAGGGTGGCCAGCGCGGCCAGGACCGTGGGGGAGGGCATCTCCGAGGGCCAGGTCAGCGCCGCCGCCGGGGCGTAGACCAGGGCCGCGAGGGCCAGGCAGGGGGCGATGAGCTGGAGGGTCGGGACAGCCTTGAGGTAGCGCGCGGCGATCAGGGGGGCCGTCGCGTAGCCGATCACCGTCACCAAGACCTCCGCCAGGGAGCGGGCGTCCCCGCCCGTCAGGTGCGGGACCGTGAGGACCCCTACGCCGGTCAGACCCAGGCCGAGCCCGATGACGCGCCGAGCGCCCAGCCTCTCCGTTTCGCCGAAGAAGCGGGCCAGGGCCACTCCCACGATCGGGACGCCCGCGATCAGCAGGCCCGCCGTCGAGCTGGACAGGTGGCGTTCCGCGTCGGTCAGGGTCCACCAGGGGCCGATGATCTCGATGCACGCGAAGGCCAGCATCGGGCGCCAGTGGGTGCGCACGGTGGCGGAAAGGCCGCCCTGCCGTATCGCGAAGGGCAAGAGCAGGGCCGCGCCCAGCGCGCAGCGCGTGAACACCACCATCGACGGGGACATCGGGGCGTCCACCGCCACCTTGATCAGCAGGTAGGGGATGCCCCAGACCACTCCCATCAGGGAGAACAGGAACCAGCCGCGTGCAGTCATGCGGCCATCCTGAACAAGTCAGCGGCTCGCGTCTTGAACGCTGTTGCGGTACGCCGCCGGGGTCACCCCCAGCACGCGGCGGAACCAGCGCGTCAGGTGGGCCTGGTCGGCGAAGCCCACCGCTCCCGCGACCTCGGCCGGCTTGAGGCCCGCCTCCAGCAGGCCGCGGGCCCGGTTCACCCGGTACTGGGCCAGCCAGGCGTACGGCGGTATCCCCATCGCCGTACGGAAGGCGCGCAGGAGTTGGTAGCGGGACATGCCCAGGCCGGCGGCGAGGTCGGCGAGGGAGGGGGGTGCCAGCAGTTCGTCGGCCAGGCGGTCGCGGACCAGAAGGGCGACCGCGTCCGCTCCCGGGATCACGCAGTCCGCCACGCGGGCCGTGGAGTGGCGGCAGGACAGGGCCGTCAGAAGCCACGGAAGACGGGACTCCGTCTCCAACGGGTCGGGGCAGGCGCTGAGTTCGGTGTGTGCGAGGCGGAGGGCCGCAGCGAGTTCGGGGTCGTCTATCAAGGGGTCGCGGAAGTGCGGTCGGCCGATGGAGCCGTCCTGGAGCAGTGGCGTCTCCGCGTACAGGGCGCGGTACGCGTATCCGTCCGTGGCGGTCCCCGGGCCGCCCGTGTGCATCTCACCGGGTGCGAGGACGACGATGGATCCCGGGCCCGTGCGGATGTGACCGCCCCGGTAGTCGATGATCTCCGAGCCGCCCACGCACACACCGATCGTGTACTCGTCGTGGGCGTGCGGGGCGTAGACGTGCTTGTCGAAGCGGGCCGTCAGGAGGTCGAGCGGCGGGCCGCAGCGGCCCAGCCTCGTTCTGGTCCACAGGGCCTGTTCCCGTGCACTCATCCCCACACCCCCGTGCGCTCGTCACCACACTCCGGCTACATCTGAGGGTGCAACGACTTCAAGCCCCTTTTCCATGCCGCGTCCAGGTCGGCGTCGTCCGGGAACCTGCCGTGGATCTCCAGGATCACCATGCCGTGGGCGAAGGCCCAGACCGAGCGGGCCAGGTCCAGGTCGCCGTCGCAGGCCCGCATCAGTGGCATCGCGGCGCGGTCCTCCAGGCCCGGGGGGAGGGCGGGGCGCGGGAGGGGGCGTTCGGTGCTGAGGCAGTAGAGGTGGGGGTGGGCCAGGGCGTACGTCCGGTAGGCCTCGGCCAGGGCCGGCAGGGAGCCGGGGGCCAGCTGCTCCGCCGACTCCAGTGCCTCCGCCGACTCCTCCAGCATCTGGGCGATCAGTTCGGCCTCGACGGCCTGCTTGTCCGGGAAGTGCTTGTAGAGGGAGGGCGCCTTGATGCCGAGGCGGTCGGCGAGGGCCCGCAGGGTGAGGGCGGTGGGGCCGGACTCCTCCAGCAGCTCGCGTGCGGCCGTCGCGATCTCACGGGCGCGGGGCGTGAGCCGGTCGGCGGCACCGGCCCTCCCCGCGCGTTCACCGTCACCCACGCTGGAACCCCTCCTTCGTCCGCAGCCCGTACCCGAAGGCGCGATCGTACGAGATGTGGGCGAGCCAGCCGCACAGGGCCGCGAACGCCGGGGGCCAGGCCACGGGGCCGAACGTGTACGCCAGCATCAGCGCCAGGGGGACCGACGCCCGGTGCAGCGCGTTGTAGTACGGCACCGCGCGCGGCGGCAGCCGGCCCTTCGCCATCCGGGGCGCCTCATCGAGGGCGACCAGGAAGGTCAGGTCCGGGAGGACGAAGAAGGTGAGGGCCAGGGTCCCGGCGAGCCAGCCGTGGTTGACGGCCTCCAGGACCGAGAACGCGGACCAGAACAGCGCACCCGCGAGCCATGCCGTACGGCGGACGACAGCGAAGCCCCGACCCCGACCGCGGGTGTGGGCTGTGGTGGCAGCAGTGCTCATGATCCCCTCCGGCAAGCTCGGCTAACGTCGTTAGCCGAAACTGTAAGGCTAACGGCGTTAGCCGTCAAGGGATCTACCCGCGCTCGCGGTCACGCAGGCTCGAACCGCACCTTCCCCTCGCCCCCGGTCCCCGGATCCGCGCGAGTGAGCCGCACCCGCAGCCGCTCCCCCAGCGACAGCCCCTCCCCGTCGATGCGGCCGATGACCGCCGGTGCCTCCAACTGCACGGTCCCCACCGTCGGTCGGTGTTCGTCCACGTCCACCACGCACCCGTCGAACACCTCCCCCACCCGGTCCTGCAGCACCGCCGCCTCGACGAGGTCGACGCATGCCCGTTCCACCGCGGCCGAGCGGTGGCCGCCCTCGGACATCTCGCGCGGCAGCGCATCGAAGGCGGCGAGCACCCACTCCGGCACCGGCTCCCCCGCCACCGCCGCCAGGCAGATCTCCGACGCGTACCGGTCGACCAGGCGCCGAAGGGGTGCCGTGCAGTGGGCGTACGGGGCGGCGACCGCCGCGTGGGTGGTGAGGGAGGGCAGGTCGCCGTCCCGGAAGACCGTGTAGCCGGCGCCCCGCAGCAGGCTCGTGCACTCCTGGAGGAAGGCCGCGTGGGACGGGATCCCCGGGTCCAGGGAACGGATCAGCGCCGCGTACGACACATGGTGCGGCCAGTCGATGTGCAGGGCGGTGGCGGTACGGCGGAGGCGGCCCACCGCGCCGTCCGGGGCGGCGGGGAGCGTGCGGAGCACCCCCGTGCCGTACGCCAGCATCAGGTCGGCCGCCGCCATGCCCGTGAGCAGGGAGATCTGGGCGTTCCAGCCGTCGGCGGGCAGCGGAGCGCGGTACGTCAGCTCGTACGCGCCGTTCCGCTCGACGATCTCCTGCTCGGGGACCCGCAGGGAGATCCCGCCGCGCTCGACCTCCAGCGCCTCCCGCAGCCGCCCCACCTCCGCCAGCAGAGCGAGCGGCTCCTCCGCCGTACCCGTGTCGATCGCCTTCTGCACGCCCTCGTAGTTCAGCTTGGCCCGGCTGCGGACCAGGGCCCGGCGCACCTCGGCGGCGGTCGTACGGCCTTCCGCGTCCAGGTCGATCGTCCACAGCGCGGCCGGACGGACCTGGTCCGGGAGGAGGCTCGCGGCGCCCTCGCTCAGCGCCGGCGGATGGAGCGGGATGCGCGTGTCCGGGAAGTACAGGGTCATCACCCGCCGGTGCGTCTCCGCGTCCAGCGCCGATCCCGGTACGACGAAGGCGGCGACGTCGGCGATGGCGTACCGGAGGCGGTAGCCGGTGCCGCGCCGCGAGAGGTGCATGGCCTGGTCGAGGTCGGTGGAGGCGGGCGGGTCGATGGTGAAGAGGGGGAGGTCGGTGACGTCCTCGTACCCCTTCAGGTCGGGCACCCGTCCCGCCTCCGCCGTCACCTCGGGCGGGAAGTCCGTCGGCACGTCCAGCTCGGTGCGCAGGGCCGTGAAGGCGGCCCGCAGCGGGACGTCGGTCACACGCATGCGGCGGCGGGGCATACAGCGAGAGTAAGCAGAACGGGGCCCGTACGCTGTCCGGAGCTCAACAGAAGGAGATCATCCGTGCTGGTCCTGCTCCCGCCCTCCGAAGGCAAGGCGTCCTCCGGCCGTGGCGCCCCGCTGAAGCTGGAGTCGCTGTCGTTGCCGGGGCTCCACGAGAGCCGCGAGGCCGTCCTCGACGCGCTCGTCGAACTGTGCACCGGTGACGAGGAGAAGGCGCGCGAGGTGCTCGGGCTGAGCGAGGGCCTGCGCGGCGAGGTCGCGAAGAACGTCGAGCTCAGGACGGCCGGTGCGCGGCCCGCCGGGGAGATCTACACAGGTGTGCTCTACGACGCCCTCGACCTGGCTTCTCTCGACGCGGCCGCGAAGAAGCGTGCCCGGCGTTCGCTTCTCGTGTTCTCGGGGCTCTGGGGAGCGGTCCGGGTGACGGACCGGATTCCGTCGTACCGCTGCTCGATGGGGGTGAAGCTGCCGGGGCTCGGGGCGCTGGGCACGCACTGGCGTGCGCCGATGGCCGACGCTCTCACCGAGGTGGCGGGGGACGGGCTGGTGCTGGACCTGCGGTCCTCCGCGTACGCGGCCGCGTGGAAGCCGAAGGGGGAGGTCGCGGGGCGGACGGCGACCGTGCGGGTGCTGCACGCGCCGACCCGGAAGGTCGTCAGCCACTTCAACAAGGCGACGAAGGGGCGGATGGTGCGGAGTCTGCTGTCGGCGGGCGTCGCGCCGGGGGGCCCGGCCGAGCTGGTGGAGGCCTTGCGGGAGCTCGGGTACGTGGTCGAGGCGGAGGCGCCCGCCAAGGCGGGGCAGCCGTGGGCGCTGGACGTGCTCGTGGACGAGATTCACTGAACCCCAGACATTGCACATAGCGCAACGGCCTTTGCGCACTCCGCATCGCTTCGGCAGGATGACGCCATGGCCTCCACCTCGCATGCCTCCTCGCGTACCTCCCTGCTCGACCTCGCTCCCGTCGTCCCCGTCGTCGTGCTCCAGGACGCGTCCGACGCCGTGCCGCTCGCCCGCGCCCTGGTCGCCGGTGGGCTGCCCGCGATCGAGGTGACGCTGCGGACGCCCGTCGCGCTCGACGCGATCCGGGCGATCGCCGGCGAGGTGCCGGACGCGGTGGTCGGGGCCGGGACCGTCATCACGCCCGGGCAGGTGAAGGAGTCGGTGGCGGCGGGCGCGCGCTTCCTCGTCAGCCCGGGCTGGACGGACGTACTGCTGGAGGCGATGCGGGGGTCCGGGGTGCCGTTCCTGCCCGGGGTGTCGACGACTTCGGAGGTCGTGGCGCTGCTGGAGCGGGGCGTCACGGAGATGAAGTTCTTCCCGGCGGAGGCGGCCGGGGGCACGGCGTACCTGAAGTCCCTCGCCGGGCCCCTGCCGCAGGCGCGGTTCTGTCCGACGGGCGGGATCGGGTCCGGGAACGCCCCCGAGTACCTGGCCCTGCCCAACGTCGGCTGCGTGGGCGGGACTTGGATGCTTCCGGCGGACGCGATCGCCGCGCGGGACTGGGGGCGGGTGGAGGCGCTGGCCCGCGAGGCCGCGCACCTGCGGCTACGGCCGCAGGTGTGACGTGTCGTTGAGGAGCCGGACGCTCGCGTTGCCGTCGGCGTAGTACGCCACCGCCGACAGCGAGGCCGCCGAGAGTTCCATGCGGAACAGGGACTCGGGCGGGGCGCCGAGAGCGAGCCGTACGAACGTCTTGATCGGCGTGACGTGGGTGACGAGCAGGACCGTGCGGCCCGCGTACGCCGCCACGAGCCTGTCCGTCGTCGCCGCGATCCGCGTCGCCGTGGCCGCGAAGCTCTCGCCGCCGCCGGTGGGTTCGGCCTCCGGGTCGGACAGCCAGGTGTTCAGGTCCTCGGGGTAGCGCTCGCGCACCTCGCCGAAGGTGAGGCCCTCCCAGGCGCCGAAGTCGGTCTCGATCAGGCCGTCCTCGACGGTGACCTCGATCCCGAGCCGTTCGGCGACGGCTGCAGCGGTCTCGCGGGTCCGGGTCAGGGGCGAGGCGAGGATGTGCTGGATCGTGCCCCTCCTGGCCAGCGCTTCAGCCGCCCTCCGGGCCTGCTCCCTCCCGACCTCGGACAGGGCCGGGTCCGTACCGCCGCTCCCCGAGAACCGCTTCTGGGGCGTCAGCGGGGTCTCCCCGT is a genomic window containing:
- a CDS encoding DMT family transporter; its protein translation is MTARGWFLFSLMGVVWGIPYLLIKVAVDAPMSPSMVVFTRCALGAALLLPFAIRQGGLSATVRTHWRPMLAFACIEIIGPWWTLTDAERHLSSSTAGLLIAGVPIVGVALARFFGETERLGARRVIGLGLGLTGVGVLTVPHLTGGDARSLAEVLVTVIGYATAPLIAARYLKAVPTLQLIAPCLALAALVYAPAAALTWPSEMPSPTVLAALATLGVVCTAVAFVAFLELIKEAGPTRATVFTYVNPAVAVAAGAIFLSEPLTAAIVAAFTLILAGSVLATASGAGAVSRRPVLADPGRGVAARPVLADSGRGVAARPVPGHAGWRGRAKRLRRGPEPRSDRPDRPDRDEACAR
- a CDS encoding AraC family transcriptional regulator; the protein is MSAREQALWTRTRLGRCGPPLDLLTARFDKHVYAPHAHDEYTIGVCVGGSEIIDYRGGHIRTGPGSIVVLAPGEMHTGGPGTATDGYAYRALYAETPLLQDGSIGRPHFRDPLIDDPELAAALRLAHTELSACPDPLETESRLPWLLTALSCRHSTARVADCVIPGADAVALLVRDRLADELLAPPSLADLAAGLGMSRYQLLRAFRTAMGIPPYAWLAQYRVNRARGLLEAGLKPAEVAGAVGFADQAHLTRWFRRVLGVTPAAYRNSVQDASR
- a CDS encoding TetR/AcrR family transcriptional regulator, which gives rise to MGDGERAGRAGAADRLTPRAREIATAARELLEESGPTALTLRALADRLGIKAPSLYKHFPDKQAVEAELIAQMLEESAEALESAEQLAPGSLPALAEAYRTYALAHPHLYCLSTERPLPRPALPPGLEDRAAMPLMRACDGDLDLARSVWAFAHGMVILEIHGRFPDDADLDAAWKRGLKSLHPQM
- a CDS encoding DUF4260 family protein, translating into MSTAATTAHTRGRGRGFAVVRRTAWLAGALFWSAFSVLEAVNHGWLAGTLALTFFVLPDLTFLVALDEAPRMAKGRLPPRAVPYYNALHRASVPLALMLAYTFGPVAWPPAFAALCGWLAHISYDRAFGYGLRTKEGFQRG
- a CDS encoding RNB domain-containing ribonuclease; translation: MPRRRMRVTDVPLRAAFTALRTELDVPTDFPPEVTAEAGRVPDLKGYEDVTDLPLFTIDPPASTDLDQAMHLSRRGTGYRLRYAIADVAAFVVPGSALDAETHRRVMTLYFPDTRIPLHPPALSEGAASLLPDQVRPAALWTIDLDAEGRTTAAEVRRALVRSRAKLNYEGVQKAIDTGTAEEPLALLAEVGRLREALEVERGGISLRVPEQEIVERNGAYELTYRAPLPADGWNAQISLLTGMAAADLMLAYGTGVLRTLPAAPDGAVGRLRRTATALHIDWPHHVSYAALIRSLDPGIPSHAAFLQECTSLLRGAGYTVFRDGDLPSLTTHAAVAAPYAHCTAPLRRLVDRYASEICLAAVAGEPVPEWVLAAFDALPREMSEGGHRSAAVERACVDLVEAAVLQDRVGEVFDGCVVDVDEHRPTVGTVQLEAPAVIGRIDGEGLSLGERLRVRLTRADPGTGGEGKVRFEPA
- the yaaA gene encoding peroxide stress protein YaaA, encoding MLVLLPPSEGKASSGRGAPLKLESLSLPGLHESREAVLDALVELCTGDEEKAREVLGLSEGLRGEVAKNVELRTAGARPAGEIYTGVLYDALDLASLDAAAKKRARRSLLVFSGLWGAVRVTDRIPSYRCSMGVKLPGLGALGTHWRAPMADALTEVAGDGLVLDLRSSAYAAAWKPKGEVAGRTATVRVLHAPTRKVVSHFNKATKGRMVRSLLSAGVAPGGPAELVEALRELGYVVEAEAPAKAGQPWALDVLVDEIH
- the eda gene encoding bifunctional 4-hydroxy-2-oxoglutarate aldolase/2-dehydro-3-deoxy-phosphogluconate aldolase, giving the protein MASTSHASSRTSLLDLAPVVPVVVLQDASDAVPLARALVAGGLPAIEVTLRTPVALDAIRAIAGEVPDAVVGAGTVITPGQVKESVAAGARFLVSPGWTDVLLEAMRGSGVPFLPGVSTTSEVVALLERGVTEMKFFPAEAAGGTAYLKSLAGPLPQARFCPTGGIGSGNAPEYLALPNVGCVGGTWMLPADAIAARDWGRVEALAREAAHLRLRPQV
- a CDS encoding bifunctional RNase H/acid phosphatase, with the protein product MREFIVEADGGSRGNPGPAGYGSVVLDAATGETLVETYEYLGVVTNNVAEYRGLLAGLRAAHTLDPSARVHVRMDSKLVVEQMSGRWKIKHPDMKPLALEAGRVFPPGQVTYEWIPREQNKHADRLANEAMDSGTSASSVRNLSSAEAEADVRAATAVAGPGWAPADMGAPATFVLLRHGETPLTPQKRFSGSGGTDPALSEVGREQARRAAEALARRGTIQHILASPLTRTRETAAAVAERLGIEVTVEDGLIETDFGAWEGLTFGEVRERYPEDLNTWLSDPEAEPTGGGESFAATATRIAATTDRLVAAYAGRTVLLVTHVTPIKTFVRLALGAPPESLFRMELSAASLSAVAYYADGNASVRLLNDTSHLRP